One stretch of Chlamydia abortus DNA includes these proteins:
- a CDS encoding alpha/beta hydrolase, producing the protein MSKLFAFIFLFFIVANVSQAESVKIPGFPEIPESLLVINRTQTPKNEICRAVNIQSGQHNLVGTLHLPVTPMPEGGYPTIILFHGFRGSTVGGLTGSYRKIARALVEMGIACVRFDMAGCGNSEGIAIEVPIKTYLKNGEDILETVIQYPEVNPSRLGIASFSLGCHTAFHLAQFYCPSQFQIRAISLWAPVADGAILFKEMYESVKNNTSIVDNLGKDFGFGLAPLVICEEDVKDFLSLQDHIVLNSLPTRIPILHLQGREDNLVSLTQRDLFKNTAPGNTEFKIYNDTDHNLGTSPHMQEIIQDIVTYFSIHL; encoded by the coding sequence ATGAGCAAACTATTCGCTTTTATTTTTTTATTTTTCATAGTAGCTAATGTATCTCAAGCTGAATCAGTTAAAATCCCTGGATTTCCAGAAATCCCCGAGAGCTTGCTTGTAATTAACAGAACACAGACTCCAAAAAACGAAATCTGCCGAGCTGTCAATATACAAAGTGGTCAGCATAACCTTGTAGGTACGCTCCACTTACCCGTGACTCCTATGCCTGAAGGTGGTTATCCTACCATCATTTTATTTCATGGCTTCCGAGGAAGTACCGTGGGTGGCTTGACAGGATCTTATAGAAAGATCGCACGAGCTTTAGTTGAAATGGGTATAGCTTGTGTACGTTTTGACATGGCTGGGTGCGGAAATAGCGAGGGCATTGCTATCGAAGTACCTATTAAAACCTATCTCAAAAATGGTGAGGACATTCTTGAGACGGTAATACAGTATCCTGAAGTGAATCCTTCTAGATTAGGTATTGCCTCCTTCTCTCTAGGGTGCCACACTGCTTTCCACCTCGCACAATTTTACTGTCCTTCCCAATTTCAGATTCGTGCAATCAGCCTTTGGGCTCCAGTTGCTGATGGAGCAATTTTATTTAAAGAAATGTATGAGTCGGTGAAAAACAATACCAGTATTGTGGATAACCTGGGAAAAGACTTTGGATTTGGCCTTGCGCCTTTAGTGATTTGCGAAGAAGACGTTAAGGATTTTCTCTCTCTTCAAGATCATATTGTTTTGAACTCTCTTCCTACGAGGATCCCTATTTTACATCTACAGGGCAGAGAAGATAACTTAGTATCTTTAACTCAAAGAGACTTATTTAAAAATACAGCTCCAGGGAATACCGAGTTTAAAATCTATAACGATACAGATCACAATTTAGGCACCTCTCCCCATATGCAAGAGATCATTCAAGATATCGTTACATACTTCTCCATTCATCTATAG
- a CDS encoding FAD-dependent oxidoreductase — MTDVLVIGANPTGLILANMLIQHGILAKVIDHRDSADEPDFIDFRDLPVVLSCSSLELLDNAGLIDDFVEKGHKLFGARYHWKKRTVLFKFNQASESRFPFALSTSYQEFTKHLIRKFEENGGAIHWGTRPVTLVDNSIFIESTKTSQNFENREIYNPKWVIASEADSDPDIRDLFKNQLKPRKQAKEVLFVDCDEGEPFEESHIHLVPNSKSFLNFVFYNHKKGTKQLCLSNTAYPLSVKQKQKLLYNYNLAVTDEHHHIKSVFHQYPADHNNFLFVGNLANNLNFSYLTGINSNIHTAFNLTWKLIPVVKKAASKYLITAKEHEIGNILPHLSEKRQGRAKNLLFSNLYAPALMYYFLKGCRQLDVSGGEYYYPPHKALKYQNSDIIKMSSQDKEILGPSPGMRAINAQLDNGSYLLDGLKSTKHLLIFFKERTDLEQALKEEYGEWLEVIVTKDPKIANLYHANPDSLFIIRPDCYIGYRTHKFKLHELISYLLRIFATEKID, encoded by the coding sequence ATGACAGATGTATTAGTCATAGGCGCCAACCCCACGGGTCTCATTTTAGCAAACATGCTCATTCAGCATGGCATTCTTGCAAAAGTGATAGACCATCGGGATTCTGCAGACGAACCCGATTTTATAGATTTTAGGGATCTGCCTGTTGTTTTATCCTGCTCTTCTTTAGAACTTCTAGACAATGCAGGTTTGATCGATGATTTCGTAGAAAAAGGGCACAAACTCTTCGGAGCTCGTTATCACTGGAAAAAACGTACGGTATTGTTCAAGTTTAACCAAGCATCAGAATCACGTTTTCCGTTTGCTTTATCCACTTCTTATCAAGAGTTCACCAAACACCTGATTCGTAAGTTTGAGGAAAATGGTGGAGCCATCCATTGGGGAACACGTCCTGTTACCTTAGTAGACAATAGTATTTTTATAGAGAGTACGAAAACATCACAAAATTTCGAAAATCGAGAAATTTACAACCCTAAATGGGTGATTGCCAGCGAAGCTGATAGCGATCCTGACATTCGCGATCTATTTAAAAATCAATTAAAGCCTCGGAAGCAAGCAAAAGAAGTCCTTTTTGTTGATTGTGATGAAGGGGAACCTTTCGAAGAAAGCCATATTCACCTAGTCCCCAACTCAAAAAGTTTCTTGAATTTCGTTTTTTATAATCACAAGAAAGGTACCAAACAGTTGTGTCTTAGCAACACCGCTTACCCTTTATCAGTAAAGCAAAAGCAGAAATTACTTTATAATTATAATCTTGCTGTTACTGATGAACATCACCATATAAAATCTGTTTTTCATCAGTATCCTGCAGACCACAACAACTTTCTATTTGTTGGTAATTTAGCTAATAATCTGAATTTTTCTTATCTTACAGGAATCAATTCCAATATCCATACAGCTTTTAATTTAACATGGAAGCTGATCCCTGTAGTCAAAAAGGCTGCCTCAAAATACCTCATAACGGCTAAAGAACACGAAATTGGGAATATTCTTCCTCACCTTAGCGAAAAGAGGCAAGGACGGGCTAAAAATCTATTATTCTCGAATCTTTATGCGCCCGCTCTGATGTATTATTTTTTAAAGGGTTGCCGTCAATTGGATGTGTCTGGAGGAGAGTATTACTATCCCCCCCACAAGGCATTGAAATATCAAAATAGCGATATTATTAAGATGTCTTCACAAGATAAAGAAATTCTTGGTCCAAGTCCTGGTATGCGAGCCATCAATGCTCAACTTGATAATGGTAGCTATCTACTCGACGGTTTAAAAAGTACCAAACACTTGCTCATCTTCTTTAAAGAACGTACTGATCTAGAGCAAGCTCTTAAAGAAGAGTATGGTGAATGGTTAGAGGTCATTGTTACTAAAGATCCCAAGATTGCCAATCTTTACCATGCGAATCCGGATTCATTATTTATTATCCGTCCTGATTGTTATATCGGCTATAGAACTCATAAATTCAAGTTACATGAACTGATCTCCTATCTATTGCGGATATTCGCAACAGAAAAAATAGATTAA